GAAAAAGGGTACCTACATGGGGTGattataaatgtaattttttttttcattggaagaaaattatggaattaaataatgaagaattaaaaatttatacattAATATTTAGGTCCTTATGTAATGaaaatatcaaaaaaatagatttttatattttaaaaattattttaaacGAATTAGATGAATTAAGAAAAGTAAATGAACCACATTATGTATCTTTTGAATTTACACAAgattgtataaataatggAGAAACAAAATATGTTGATTCTTCTgatgtatattttaatatgaaTCAATTTGTACAACCATGGtatttgaaaaattttaataaatctaTGGATATAAAGAAATTCTTGAATTCATTAGATATCCTAGAAAAccaaaagaaaaaaacatatattgTTCATGGTATGGAGATACCTGAACAGATATTTAACATGTATAATACTagcaaaaaaaaacctaaaaaaaaaaaacaatgtagtaaaataaatacatgtGAACATCTATATGATCAACCAAGTACACATTCTGATGTACCTCTAAATAATCAGTTAAAAAATAACCTTCAGAAGAAATCgcaaaataatatatataatagagATGAAAATAGACAGACAAAAAActgtaaatatttaaaaaaaacaaatacattattaaataacgaacatattaataatatggtATCCAATTTGGATAATACAAAGACAaaagatattaataaaaataaaaatatcaatGAATCTGTAAAAAAGGCATCAACCAAAAATTACAACAAAAATGttagaaataataataaaaaaagtgacaataaaaatgataataaaaatgataataaatgtGAAAAAACGACGAAGGATTATGAAGCCAAACAAGTGAATaaaacattaaaaaaaaatgctAACTCTCCCAACAATTCTAAGGGTAAAAAAAGAACAGGATTTTATGATTTAGAAATTGATGGGGTTATTTCATCATTTGAAGCCAGAAAAGGTGTTTATTATGATAAGTCAAGAAAATTGTGGAGAGCCAATTGGAAGGAAAATGGAAAGATACAAACAAAAGGCTTTTCAGTTAACggtaataatataatgaaatatatgtaaattatgaaataatatatattaatattttttttcttctcacatataataatatttcatcttatttattatatatatttataaagttattaataatgatatatatcaaattttaattaaCACACTTTAATCATTTAAGgatattaaatatttcattgttatattataatatattattattatttattttttttttttttagaatATAAATCGGTTCAACTAGCTAGACAAAAGGCTATTGAATGGAGAGAGAAAAAAGAAGCTGaattattgttataaaatgttttatatatacttttttttattaatacatataacaGTTTTAATATTCCTAACatgtaattattatgtatatatatatatatatatatatatatatatatatttatttatttatttatttatttatttatattttagttatacatatttattttatatacatttatatttaaatgatttcaccgaatttttatatattatatttttatgtgtttatatttcatatatttatgatttTATGTGTTTctacttatatatatatatatatatatatatatatatatatatatatattttaatggAAGAAATATGAAAGATTGATGATAATCTTTCTTTTCTAATTAGTAGTATCgtgttttgttttttaaaactAATTTTTATGTCTTTAGACATTAATAAGAATTATAATActttaatatgtttataaaaaaagaaaaaattcTTATAAAATCTAAAAGGatattaatgaaataattcaaaaaaaaaaaaatttttctttttttggataatttaaatggtatgatatatatataatatatttatatattcatttatttgtttatttattcattcattcattcattcattcattcatttcattaattttttgCATTTGTGTATGGAGATGgatatgatgatataaaagaagatatGCCAACAGCAAGAGAAAAAATATCCGATGCTGAAGAATTATCCTGAATATATTGAATAAATGACATATTTGTTAATTTagatttttcttttaaataaaaatataaaacaacAGATTCGTTAAAAAATTCTGCCACCCTTTTTATATCATGTGTTAATAATCCCAAGCTTGTTAAATTATTAGTGCCGATATTGAATGATTTTTGATTAGATgatttatcttttaatatatcaaagtatatatttaatttattacataataGATAAAATTCTTGTATATTAAAAGTAGAACTTGATGgatttaaattaaaaaagcTATTATTTTGAGAATATTGTATATGGAAATATTTCCgattaatatatttatataatatgtatgtattttcTTTGATTTGTTTTACATATTCTTTGAACTCttcatttttcattaatttaaaagatgtaaagaaggaaaaaaatatattatttaaatatatatcatcaaaggcatattttaattttttctcatAATCATATTCAATTACATGACCATCTGTATTTACACAtttatatccttttttataaaaaataacaaaacTATTATGTGCCCTGAAATTCtcattaaaatatgtaaaaacAATATCTGAATGAGTAAAAGGAGAATTGATAAGATTTTGTGAAATTAAATGGGCTTTGTTATTCATAttggtaataataatgggTTTGTTAtgaattttattatttttattctttagTCCTTTAATGAATTTATCATAATCTATGTTATAAGGATTATTAGATTCgtcaaaatatataatgtcTGGATTAAAGTCAGTAGaaattttttgaatttcatcataatttggttcatttctattttttatattaataatattatataaattttgcATTATATCGTTACTTACCTTATCTTCTATATTTTGTTCTAAGGAAAAATTTATACgtaatattttacattccttctttaaaaaatgtcCATACaatttaatgaaaaaataatcatcaatggatttattattattaagaGAAACATTACTAATAAGGCAACCCCAATATTTCTTTTGcaaattaaatgaatttaAGGCTATATATTCCAAAATTTCTAAATTCTTATTATtcacaaatatatttcgATTTAAATCTATACTTAAATATTCCTTCATATATGTAGgcattatattatgtacaacagataaatttatatcattcttatttttataactgtttaacatattataagTTTCATCATCTATATCTTTTAAACCGCTCTGATTTCTTAGAGAATAAAAACTGATGTATCTATGGTTTCTAAcaattacatttttaacAAACTGATTCAgcattatattatgttcaatcaaaaattatttttaaaaaatatttaaaataaggatatgtatatatatatatatatatatatatatatatatatataataagaagaaTCAAAATTTTACGCTCTCTCcaccaaaaaaaaaaaaaaaaaaaaaaaaaaaaaaaaaNNNNNNNNNNNNNNNNNNNNNNNNNNNNNNNNNNNNNNNNNNNNNNNNNNNNNNNNNNNNNNNNNNNNNNNNNNNNNNNNNNNNNNNNNNNNNNNNNNNNNNNNNNNNNNNNNNNNNNNNNNNNNNNNNNNNNNNNNNNNNNNNNNNNNNNNNNNNNNNNNNNNNNNNNNNNNNNNNNNNNNNNNNNNNNNNNNNNNNNNNNNNNNNNNNNNNNNNNNNNNNNNNNNNNNNNNNNNNNNNNNNNNNNNNNNNNNNNNNNNNNNNNNNNNNNNNNNNNNNNNNNNNNNNNNNNNNNNNNNNNNNNNNNNNNNNNNNNNNNNNNNNNNNNNNNNNNNNNNNNNNNNNNNNNNNNNNNNNNNNNNNNNNNNNNNNNNNNNNNNNNNNNNNNNNNNNNNNNNNNaaaaaataaaaaaaaaaaaaaataaaaaaataaatatataaaaataaaaaaaaataaaaaaaaaaaaaaaaaaaaattttacaCCCTCCccccaaaaaaaaaaaaaaaaaaaaaaaaaaaaaaaaaaaacaaatacataaatatatatatatatatatatatattaataattctaCATTAGCAACATAATAtctatatta
This is a stretch of genomic DNA from Plasmodium reichenowi strain SY57 chromosome 14, whole genome shotgun sequence. It encodes these proteins:
- a CDS encoding serine hydroxymethyltransferase, putative; amino-acid sequence: MLNQFVKNVIVRNHRYISFYSLRNQSGLKDIDDETYNMLNSYKNKNDINLSVVHNIMPTYMKEYLSIDLNRNIFVNNKNLEILEYIALNSFNLQKKYWGCLISNVSLNNNKSIDDYFFIKLYGHFLKKECKILRINFSLEQNIEDKVSNDIMQNLYNIINIKNRNEPNYDEIQKISTDFNPDIIYFDESNNPYNIDYDKFIKGLKNKNNKIHNKPIIITNMNNKAHLISQNLINSPFTHSDIVFTYFNENFRAHNSFVIFYKKGYKCVNTDGHVIEYDYEKKLKYAFDDIYLNNIFFSFFTSFKLMKNEEFKEYVKQIKENTYILYKYINRKYFHIQYSQNNSFFNLNPSSSTFNIQEFYLLCNKLNIYFDILKDKSSNQKSFNIGTNNLTSLGLLTHDIKRVAEFFNESVVLYFYLKEKSKLTNMSFIQYIQDNSSASDIFSLAVGISSFISSYPSPYTNAKN